In Myxocyprinus asiaticus isolate MX2 ecotype Aquarium Trade chromosome 32, UBuf_Myxa_2, whole genome shotgun sequence, one genomic interval encodes:
- the bricd5 gene encoding BRICHOS domain-containing protein 5: MVRCSKHSEASLEDPSCMHCGPISSSRIPHKLLWGGLAATLFIVIIALGVTAHLGLQHKTQSSLQVVRIPDDTGGFINQSALIDKHNNVVTYSVTSHVNHTSTVIFDMRHGLVCYKPDNQDSCFLRRMETLDYENVQSQLNKSEQEVSQVWVVGNETEKHTKFLGVLPGSRVDASTLQEPLQSLCQQASVYWTRRSDSPGKQRLIYFCIDICFPSNICVSVCFYYLPE, translated from the exons ATGGTGAGGTGCTCGAAGCATTCAGAAGCCAGTCTGGAGGACCCAAGTTGTATG CACTGTGGTCCCATTAGCTCTTCCAGGATTCCTCACAAACTACTCTGGGGCGGACTTGCTGCCACGCTGTTCATTGTTATCATTGCCCTTGGTGTGACTGCACATCTTGGGCTACAGCACAAGACACAA TCTTCACTGCAGGTTGTCAGAATTCCAGATGATACAGGTGGATTTATCAATCAGTCTGCTCTGATTGACAAGCACAACAATGTAGTGACCTACTCCGTGACTTCCCATGTAAACCACACCTCCACAGTGATTTTTGACATGAGACAT GGATTGGTATGCTATAAACCTGACAACCAGGACAGCTGCTTTCTTCGGCGGATGGAAACTTTGGATTATGAGAATGTGCAGTCTCAGCTGAATAAATCAGAGCAAGAG GTCAGTCAGGTCTGGGTGGTGGGAAATGAGACTGAAAAACACACAAAGTTTTTGGGAGTGTTGCCCGGCAGTCGTGTTGATGCTTCCACCCTTCAAGAACCTCTTCAGTCCCTCTGTCAGCAAGCCTCTGTCTACTGGACTAGAAGATCTGATA gtCCCGGGAAACAAAGACTTATTTACTTCTGCATTGACATCTGCTTCCCCAGCAACATTTGTGTCTCAGTGTGTTTCTACTACCTGCCAGAGTGA
- the LOC127423103 gene encoding glycerol-3-phosphate phosphatase-like, with protein MAASKCTRLSGALTGQLLDSVDSMLFDCDGVIWRGDQAIPGAPEVINSLKKQGKRVFFVTNNSTKTRKMYADKLNKLGFDATEDEVFGTAYCSAIYLKNECKVQGKVYLIGSNAMRQELEAVGIRQVGVGPDPISGVQIDWANVPLDQEVQAVLVGFDEHFSYMKLNRALQYLCNPDCQFVGTNTDTRLPLEGGKAVPGTGCLLKAVETAAQRQAQVVGKPSNFMFECVASKFGLDPERCLMVGDRLDTDIMLGSNCGLKTLLTLTGVSTVADAEANQKSECPHRQRMVPDYYIDSIGDILPALQAEKSVFT; from the exons ATGGCTGCGTCTAAATGTACGCGACTCAGCGGTGCTTTGACTGGACAGTTATTGGACTCAGTGGACAGTATGTTGTTCGACTGTGATGGCGTGATATGGAGAGGGGATCAGGCCATTCCCGGAGCCCCGGAGGTTATTAATTCATTAAAGAAACAGGGAAAGCGTGTGTTTTTCGTCACGAATAACAGCACTAAAACCCGAAAAATGTATGCCGATAAATTAAACAAGCTCGGTTTCGATGCCACCGAGGACGAGGTGTTCGGTACAGCGTACTGCTCAGCGATATACCTCAAAAATGAATGCAAAGTTCAAGGTAAAGTCTATTTAATCGGAAGCAATGCGATGAGACAGGAACTTGAGGCGGTGGGGATCCGACAGGTTGGTGTGGGCCCAGACCCCATCTCAGGGGTCCAGATTGACTGGGCGAATGTCCCTCTAGATCAGGAGGTCCAGGCTGTGCTGGTCGGGTTTGACGAGCATTTCAGTTACATGAAGCTTAACCGAGCTCTGCAGTATCTGTGTAATCCTGACTGTCAGTTCGTTGGGACCAACACGGACACGAGGTTGCCTCTGGAAGGTGGCAAAGCTGTCCCGG GGACAGGGTGCCTCCTAAAGGCGGTGGAGACAGCTGCACAGCGTCAGGCTCAAGTGGTGGGAAAGCCCAGCAACTTCATGTTCGAGTGTGTGGCCAGTAAGTTTGGTCTAGATCCAGAGAGGTGTCTAATGGTAGGAGATAGGCTGGACACTGACATTATGCTAGGCTCGAACTGTGGCCTGAAGACCCTGCTGACCCTTACGGGAGTTTCTACTGTTGCGGATGCAGAGGCAAACCAGAAGAGTGAATGCCCACATCGTCAGCGAATGGTGCCTGATTATTATATAGACAGCATTGGTGATATTTTGCCTGCACTACAAGCAGAGAAGTCAGTGTTTACttag